The Astyanax mexicanus isolate ESR-SI-001 chromosome 20, AstMex3_surface, whole genome shotgun sequence genome contains a region encoding:
- the ptrh2 gene encoding peptidyl-tRNA hydrolase 2, mitochondrial: MDSYSPLALGILAGVGCGLCLGWYLRGRISRPARDLMAACGNASENCIMGENGEFKMILVVRTDLKMGKGKVAAQCSHAAVSAYKQVQRRNPDLLKQWEYCGQPKVVVKAPDEECLLELLTHAKEVGLPVSLIQDAGRTQIAPGSRTVLGVGPGPADLVDKVTGHLKLF; the protein is encoded by the coding sequence ATGGACTCTTACAGCCCATTGGCCTTGGGCATACTAGCTGGGGTTGGTTGTGGACTCTGCCTTGGATGGTACCTTCGAGGCCGGATCAGCAGACCCGCTCGTGACCTGATGGCAGCTTGTGGAAATGCCAGTGAAAACTGCATCATGGGTGAAAATGGAGAATTCAAAATGATCTTAGTCGTCCGAACTGACCTAAAAATGGGCAAAGGCAAAGTGGCTGCTCAGTGCTCTCACGCTGCAGTGTCCGCATACAAGCAGGTCCAGCGCCGAAACCCTGACCTTCTGAAGCAGTGGGAATACTGTGGTCAGCCCAAAGTAGTCGTCAAGGCTCCGGATGAAGAGTGCCTTTTAGAACTATTGACCCACGCTAAAGAGGTTGGGCTGCCCGTCAGCCTTATTCAAGATGCTGGAAGGACCCAAATTGCTCCAGGTTCAAGGACAGTTCTTGGCGTTGGACCAGGACCTGCAGATCTTGTGGACAAAGTAACAGGACACTTGAAACTATTCTAG